A genomic region of Cannabis sativa cultivar Pink pepper isolate KNU-18-1 chromosome 1, ASM2916894v1, whole genome shotgun sequence contains the following coding sequences:
- the LOC115707908 gene encoding anaphase-promoting complex subunit 13: MAELSLGILIDIVDEAWMGDTLPDDDLPLPPVLVVRTDDTEDSNQEARQVSGDTWHDFALGNQ, from the exons ATGGCAGAGTTGAGCTTGGGTATACTTATTGATATTGTTGACGAAGCATGGATGGGAGACACTCTTCCTGATGATG ATCTTCCATTACCACCAGTATTGGTTGTCCGTACTGATGACACTGAGGATTCAA ATCAGGAAGCTCGACAAGTTTCTGGGGATACTTGGCATGACTTTGCATTGGGCAATCAGTGA